The Populus trichocarpa isolate Nisqually-1 chromosome 18, P.trichocarpa_v4.1, whole genome shotgun sequence genomic interval aatttaaaaattgatgaaatctcCTACTTTAaggattaatttcaattttttttgttcaaatctTAAATTGTTAAATCTTCTATTTTAGGATTAACgtcaaatttgttttatataaaatcttatatcaataaaatctcttattttttaggaattaatATCAAATTCTTTCGTTAAAAGgtcaaaaaccaataaaatcttCTATAGTTAGAgattaactttaaatttctCGACAAGTCTTCtatgttcttttaaaaaataaatcactaaaATAagcttagaaaataatttaaacaattaataatatacataaaataaatttataaggaAACACATaacaaatttaactttttagctaaaaaataagataagggtaatatatatttttccttaatCATAAACAACACGCTGCTGATACTTCATTTAGTCTTATTACTTTCCCTTTAATTTCAAAGATTCCCATGTTTATCATGGTGTGACAAGGATGACCCGACATGCTGAGCTGGCTTTCAAGATTTATATGATATAAACGAGGACGGTCTAGTTTAACAACCTCAAAAGGCAGTTGATGGTCTTTGCATGAATCAGCAGGAACAGTTTTCTATAATAAGGACCATTTTTAATGAAATCAGCCATGGAATATTTATAGCAATAATTTCTGACCTGATGGCGGCTATTTTGATACCAATTTCTTAAATTCAAACACAAGTATTCAAGAGATGTgctaaataacattttttaacaGTAGCTGGTGGGTGGTTACagattgaacaacaaaatttcaatcatttcttttggaaaaaaaaatcatttgtgaATTATATCTAAGCTGTGTTCTTCACTTTTTGCCGATTTTTGCAAGGTGGGGTCCCGGGTATTCTTACAAATTTTTGCCGACTATTGCTCTGTTCTGACGAACACCGCTCCAGTCCTCCTTTCATTTATGGGAAGCTAAATAGCTAATGGATACAACAGCAAGAAAAAATGGAAAGCTGTGTTTTTGTCAGGCACCATCTGCGCCGAAACATTTTGAAATGCGAGAGAAGGATTTGAAGACAAAACTGAATCTATGGCATTCCTTCTGTCTCACTTCGCACATTCTGACAATTGTGACTGCAAGATGCAGAATCTGTGATATTAATCATTGTCAATTCTGCAATTCTACTTCCCGTTGCTTTCACAACATAAATTAGTGGCAGATCCTTCCTTAAGGAAATTgcgaaagaaagagaagggctGGGGTTAAAATTTTCTTCAACTCTTATCCTCTACTTGGTAATCATCAACATCCTTAAATGTATTGGAGAGGGGCCACCTGTTTtggtcatcatcatcatcatcttaaaCATTTCATACACACCTGGTGGCTTACTTTTCTAGGCCAACAATTTTCATTAGTTTCGTTCTCTAATTTGCTCTAAATTTGAGAAGATTACAAACTATTTAAGATTGGTGCAGAAGAAAAACTAAACAATTACAGAACTGAATTGAtggacttgaaaagaaaaaatagattgacaAACGTCTGTAGATGTCCTATTCACAACCGATGTATTGCCCCAGATAAGGGTTCCACAATTATCCATTTATTGGATTGAGGATGGAACTGAATCAAGAATCTCAATTCCAGGACCCTAGATTTTTATTGGTCCAAGTCTAGTGAAGGTTTAGAAGGATACACACATACATATTGTCAAAAGTTCAAGACCTGTTTATGCTTAAACTTTGGAAAAGCCATTGCGGCCGCTTTCTGTCCTGATCGAATGTTGCTCTAGAGCTGCTCAATGGGGTTGTTGGAGTGCTGCGATCCTCTCTTCGTTCAGATTTAAACGAGGCAGAAGAATCAAGCTCAAGTGTCTGGTAGTTTTTGGATATTTTCTTGCTTGTGCTACCTCCAATGCTTAATGTCAGCTCCACTTCACTATCTTCATCAGATCCATCAatgctcatttttcttttttgggttgCATAAGCGCTTGGCCCTGCTTGGTTCTCGTCCACAGCACTAACTCCAGTTGATATATCTTCCTCTGCAGGCCTTTCAAGGTCGAATCCCCGTGACATTTTCACAGTCTCACCTGAACAGCTACCACTTCTTTCTCTTGAATTTGGGTCTTCCCTCAGGCTTTGAATATGGAAACTATAACCACAGGTGGTTTGTGCTGCTGAATTAGGCCGGTTAACGAATTGAGAGCAGTTAATATCTGAACTAGTTATTGGAGTCCAGTACtttctgttttgtttaattCCTTTCTTCAACTCCTCCATCAATAACTTTTGAACACTGTACAGCCTATGGAGTTCCCTTACCTGCAAGTTGCATTTTACCGTTAATTACATCTCTGCAAATCAGCTTTTAAGTTCCTTGCCATTGACAGTTATCTGATTTTATGCTTGTGGGGCTAGCCAGTGGAAAGAAAGGAGAAATTATTGATCAGAGGGTTCTAGGTCTGACTTAGAATGATGAATATATAACAGTACCCTGGCGTCAGGGTTTTCAGCAGGAAACTATTCCCTGGAAAGTAGTGATGTTAAAATGTCGTAACACGTTGATCACTACAAAACATGCATTctgagatatttttaaaattgaaactcaCCTGTTGTTTGAAGATATCCTCATGCAACTGCATTGTCTTCTTGATGAAGTCTATGTTGTGTTTGCCAGGCATCTTGTCCATAGAGCTGCCGAACTTGTCTATCCCACTAACTTGAAGGTTCTTTTCCAGACCCCTGGTCTGCAAATATTCCAGGTCATCCATACAATGTACACTAATGCTACTGCTATTTTGTGAAGTTGCTAGAAGAGTGATGGCATATTCAAGTTTGGTTCCCATTCCtgaaattatatgataattaataatcGAACTTCATATTAATACAAGAGAGTACAGAGAATCTAGCATATCcaatttcatcaaaaacaaaagaagaagccTATAATGGAAGGCATGGAGATGGAAGTGATCCATCTTatgcttttcctttttcatgtGCTTTTAATATCTACTCTATGACTGTGGCGGATTTATCAAATGCCACTACTTTGGGGTGGAGACAGAGGGCAGTTGACCTAAATTCTTTATGGGACATCTGGGAACCAAAGTGATCTAGATAAGATTTTGCTAATATCGAGTcatatcaaattttaacaaGGTAAAATTCAAATGCAAGAAACAAATCCCAAAACATCTTTTAAACaatatcttcttcaattttacCCACGTTTTAGATCTACCAACAAAGAATATGCAGACAGACTTGATACAGTTcacctttttttcttgatctagATGCAAGCAATTAAGACAAAGATGAGAATTCTTCGCTAAATTTTAATCATACTAACTAATTTTGTCTTTGAAAATGTTAAGAGAGGTTTCTGTTCAATTTATGCAAAGGTGAGGGGACAAAAGGGACTGCTCAAAATTGCATTGGGAGCTCTGAAAGTGTGACAAAATAGTGCCTAGACAATGAAGTAGGatgtaaagaaaaaatgggATGTAGGCACTAGAGAGACCAAACATGGGTTgttggtctctctctctctcactggTGGGACAATCACTAGCCGAAACGGTGGTCTTCATCTTCAGGAAATTTGTTCTAGAAAAGTGTCCACTTCTTTCTGTTTCTTCCAAAACCAAACCTTTTCGATATTATCAACATAATGAGATCACAAAACAGTTAAAAATCCTACTTTTGGTACTGAAGCTTGTTATAGAGCCATAAAgcaatcataaaatataaagaacacAAATGCACAAGCAAACTGGATAACTATGAGATGGGAGAAAGAAAAGACTTAAAAACCAGTTTCTGCACCTGTAATATTCTTAACTAGTCAATTATGTGGAATATTATCTATCATGGAgatcacaaattaattataatatagaaaacaaaaggatcaagAATGCTGGCTCTATAGGCATCTTTCAGAACAAAAAACTTAGGATGCAGTGCAAAATTTCTTACTAATGGCATAAGACACAAAATACATGCAACAGCATCAACTTCAAGTCCCAGGACCAAATCTGAACAGGAAGAAAACTGGCTACTCTATAATTCTCATCATCACCTGCAATATAAAGTGACCAGATCGCAAAACTTTCCTACCAGACTCATTGAACATCTTCCTCCTTCATGCCACTTGCTAGCTTGTCTATTACTGATAAAGAAAAGCTGAAAAACCAACAAGCCTTTAAGCCATTCATGACCTTCGATAAGTCATGTTTTCTCTTTCTCAATATGGACGGAACAACCTAAGGAGTGCAATTGCGGTGGTGAAATCGGAGAAGATACTATGACTAGTACACATCTGGTACAAGAAAATCTCCTGTATTTGACAGAGAGGCCCAAGATTTAGTCTCTCTCTCCCTTGCTTAGAGGAACAACAAAGCAAAccataacttaaaaaatatatttatatatataatcatggtctTAATAATTCAAGCTTGACAGGCTGTGAAGGGAGGAAAGAAAAGAGCTGGACTAGCTTGCAATGTGTTTGCGagtaatattttgatattgagagagagagaggagtggGAAAGCTAAGTTATAATAGTGTTATATATTAACAATGTAATGTTGTAGTGTATAATAATAAGGTAATTTATGGTATTGAATATTGGTTTTGCAAACTGTACCCAAGGGGGAAGAAGGGAGGGATCAAAAGTAGTAGGGGCCACAAAGTTATATACATTTGtatatgataaaatcaaatggGCACTCCTGATTGTAGGCCAGTGAACAAGATATTCCACACAAAGTCTTCcaagaaaatcaagattatACATGCATTAACTAGATTATTCAACTCTCTGCGCCTcgcctcaaataaaaaaaaaaaattgacataaaaaatatctaaatattgttaatacggtttttagaaaaaataaagtatacGAGGATTGATTTGATGTCAACATGATAGGTCCAAAGACAACACAGACTatcgataaaaatatagtttgactaaaaaaaaatcaagacgatatccttttataaatattgaaatgtaaacatattagatcaactAAGATAAACTCGGATTAATATGTCAAATTTGTTATCTAAGTCATGAGACCTTAATAACCCTATAGATagaggaaatttttttttgttaaactcaattctcaattaatccaatattaaataataaaattaaaaataaaattcaactagtAAAAGAGTCAAGTCAACCTGCTAAAACTAAGTCTTGAGACTAAgttaacctcatagaaagcaaattgaaacaaattatgaatttcaattccaaatcaatccaatattaaatgatgaaattagaagaaaaataatatataaaaccaCTTGAATAAACCAATCAAACCTATGACCTGGGTCATGAGATcgaaataacctcatagaacaCACAGTaccaaaataaattaggaaTTTTAATTCTTAGTCAACCCAATATTCaagaatgagattaaaaaaaatcaactaaaaaaggacaaaaaacccgagtcaatcGGCTTAACCTATGACTTAGATCATAAGACCTTGATAACCtctcatataaataaaatcaaaaaaatattataaagtcaaattctcaatcaacccaatgttaaaggattaaattaaaaaacaatcaaataaaaaatggataaaaaataactagagtcaacccaagttaacttatCACACTTGAGTTAGGAGATCGAGATaactcgataaaaaaataaaaatataaaatttaattttcaatcaactcaatgttgaaattaaagatgagattgaaaaaaaaactcaattaaaaaaatgactaaaaaaacccgagtcaacctaACTAACCTACAAAACTCGCAACCCGGATTATGAGACTGTGATAcaacatataaagcaaataaaaataataattatgaagctcaattttcaatcaatccaatgttaaaggaagaaattaaaaaaaaataattaaaaaaaaagacaaaaaaaaaaatcagagtcaACATGGCTAACCTGCAAAACTTGCAATCTGAGTCATAAGATCAGAATAAtcaatagaaataaaatcaaaataaattacaaagtctaagaaaaaaactaggtttgaaatttttttaaaaaaaattccttaatttttttgaaattttaagaatcaaagtaaaaaaaaaacttgttattttactatttattgctatagtaaaatatcaatacgttttaatatatatatatatgttaatgatagaaaaaaataatagatgctTCCTCTTGACGAGAACAACAATGAGAATGATGATCCTGTTTTTCTCTCTTACATGTAATAATTTGTTGTGTACAGATATCTTTtctgtgatttatttttatttttttgtgaaattcaaTTATTCCTCGTTTGATTATATCTCCCCcttcctccctccctctctcccaCCCAGTAGTCAGTGTTGACCTAGTCCACTAGTACTGTTGTGATTGAGATTTTACCATAGTACAAATTTCAGGTGTCGGAATTCCTCAATTATATGTATTGGCCTACACCGGTTTTGGATTCCATACATTCATCCagcctatatatatacacgtatATATACGCGTACGTATGTAGAGTCCAATCAATAATGTAGAACAATTAAACAGCCCAACTTTATGCATGACGTGCCTTCCTTGATTCTCTAGTATTaagatttgatttcaaaaatattccgaataaaacttatttaattttttcaagtgtACCTACTCAAAACActcaattatatattatgtGAGAATGTTAGTTATTAATTAAGAAGGTGTACATATACTGtgtagaaattttttttctcatcattatATATGTAATTTAGTGGATGTCTGAAATTGTAGTAAAAGTTGCGTTCTAATTAggtaatttttacttgaaaatatattaaaataatattttttattttttaaaatttatttttgatatcatcaaatcaaaatgatcaaaaaatactaaaaaaaatctaaaacaaaaaaacaatttcaaaaaataacaaaacagtgATTCAATCTCAACAAGAAAActcacttcaatttttttttttaatgcagatCATCTTTTCATCATGTAAAAACATTTGAATGCTCTCTTTTTCCCACATCTACGGTGGTTTTCTCTTGCATGCATGACCAAGTGTTTGTTTATTCATATAAGCCAATATTTAGACTTGTGGCTCTCTCGATCTACCTTAACTTGCATATATATTTGTCTTGTTACTATGAGTTACCAAAAAGATTTTCCCTCGACGTCCTCGAAAGTCCAGTAATGTTGTATCATTACTCATTTCGTGTTCTTCTACTTGTGTTCTCATAGAGACAAGCATAAGCTCCTTGAAACTTATCACCGATATAATCATATGATTAAGATACACCAAGTCATAGAATGTCCGAAAGTGTAAGAAACCACTAATAAATGTTTGAGGTGGGAAAAGGGGAATTAAACTTCTCTCGTTATATCGCTTTCCTCCAAAAGCTAAAGAGCTTAGAACATACCTGTCCCCAAGGCCGAGCAATTAAAACATCTAAAACTTTCGAACTCTGAATTATGATCAGGGGAAATTACAACCACACACATGCCTCGGGCATTATAATACATGATTGCTTTTGTTGTTTGTGTTCTTAAGGTGTGGGCATGCCAATACCTGTCCTCTACTACTTGTTCAAATCTCTGCGTAATAAAATATCCTCAAGTAACATGGGCTCTCATAGCAGCCCCTTGTACCTCATTGTATATGTTAGTGGCACAGAAGCGTGCGGATATGCTTCCAAGAGCTAGCTTCTGCTGAAGGGAGAAAATTCTCTTGgtctaaaattttagattttaggtTCGAGATTGATATGTATTAGATTAGTGGATAACTGGAATATCTATGTTTAACTAATTTCACTTGTACAAGTGATTCAAGTTTCGGCTCGCAAACGATGTAACGTCCTAGACAAAGATCAGAGGTTGGCCTTGCTCCTTTAAGTTTGTAATTTTCCAAGTGAGTGTGGTAAGTCTACGCTCCCTAAATTTTATGTTGTGGATCTGTTTTATGCTATGCTATgacaagaaaaagaataatgGAAGTCATGGCTAGCCAAACTATGGGTCGAATGATCCCTACCACTTTATTCATAGTTTCCTTTTCCTCTCATTAAATTCCAACACAAGGTCCTGAGACAAAATCCCTTAATGATCATTGCTTTATAAGGTACAAATTAAATCTCAGAATAGTGAGATTTAGCCTGCAACTAAGTATCCTTTGAGTAGAACCTGAGAGTCTCTTTAACAAGGATCACTGGTGTGTAGAAATCTAGATTTCGATAGAACCTACTTGAAAAGTATCCAGATGGTTATTTGAGAAGAATAGAAATGAGTAAATCTGCTACACAATGACAACGAGTTTGCAAGCAAGGAAAGAGAatgggagagagagaaagagagtcttaattcatcataatttcCATATCCTTCCTTCTGCAGAATTTCGTTACATATCATGGACTGTTCTTCTAGATGACACTACTATCCTTTAATCCAGGCCAACACGTTGGTCAACCCCTTGTTGGGCAAATAAGTGCTTCCAAAACCGACTAGGAAACACAGGTTCCTTGTCACCGACAATCATGCCTGAAAATCCATGTAGATGTTCATGAAAACAGTAGCCACAATAACTGCAGAATAAGGATAGCTAGAGCCATGAAATGAGGATACTTACTAAacctatttattattattattaaagaataaattcaacccaataacttaagcagTTAGATGAggtcttaaaatattatttatattatttctcactccctcaagtgaaagccctttgggcttcaAACTTGGACAAACTTATATTACCTTGTGTTtgatttatatcaaataaatatggatTGTGACATTCGAACTCGTAATCGTTTGGTCATTAAgattctgatatcatgtcaaagaaccaatttaaCTTAATAGCTTAAGATGTTAgatgaggtcccaagatatgatttatattattctctgacAACCACATATAGAACATTCTTACCATTACACTTAGGAAGGCCTTCTATAAAATCCATGCTTATGTTATTAAAATGAGTTAATGATGGGAAGAGGTTGTAGTAACCTCAGGTGGAAGACATTTTatgttctgtttttttagtGCATACACTGCACTCCCTCACATactgttttatatgtttttgttactttttctAGTAGAATAGACTCTCAGTTCTTTTAGTAGTGGTATTAATCCTAGATTTCCCCCTCATAGATGAATCATGATACATAACAACAAGTTCCTTTTGTAGTTTAGGATCATAACTGACCATCTTTTTACCTTTCTTGTTTAAGTGACTATTCACCTACTTGTAATGACGGTGACGGTTGAGATCCctgattatattatttataatctcTTTTATAGTATATATCATTGAGATATTGCCATATTAAACAATTATCTCTTAGTGCTTCAAGATAAAACATCAACTacatagttatttttttctttcttgtattcATTCTTGAAATCAAATCTTAAGAGTTTGGTTAACTATAAATGCTGAGATGGAAAAGTTATTTTTTGCTCcattagatattttaaattgacaTGATATGTTTGAACCTTGAAATGTATGCCCTAAACATAATGTCTTCACTTAGACACTATATTAAGTCTCATATGTAGACAAGATTTGTTGTTTTAGACCTAGAGATGTGCTAATGTAAGCTATGGGATTTCCTTTCTACATCAAGAATGCCCTAATTCCACTCCCTAAAGCATTTGTTTATATAACAAACACCTTGTTTAAGTTAGGTAAGGCTAGAACTAGAGGTTGAGTCattatctcttttatatttttgaaagctTCTACTGCTTCTATATTCCATACAAATACGTCATTTCTTAGTAGTTGTGTTAATGGTTTACATATCAATCCATACCCTTTGATAAATCTTTTGTAGTAACTAGTTAGGCCAAGAAACCTACGCAACTGTTTGACATTTTGAGGTTTAAGCCAGTTAACCACTACTTTGATCTTTTCAAGATTAGTAGAAACTCCCTCTTTGACTATTATATGCTTGAAGTACTCTCGACTTGTTTACTGCCAAACATACACTTATTTTCCTTAACAACTAGTTGGTGTAGTTTGATTAATTCAAAGACTGTCCTCAAGTGTTCCCCATGTGTTTCCATAGATTGGCTGTAGATCAAGATGTCATTGAAAAATACTAGCATAAACTTTCTtatatcctttttaattatgttcattGTGTCTTTTTTTGTACTATATATTCAAGAAGAAACATATCCAAGTCCAACAAAAGCATTACTGCCTCATCGAGTTGTAGTGTTGGTGATCGTTATATGAATCTAGGTAATGATTATGAAGAAGTACTTAATGTACAAGTTACCGACCAATGCTCAACCATTAAGGACAACAGAGTAAGCAACCTTTCTTCAATAGAGCCAATTTCAAGCAAAATTATAACAGAATGGAAAACCGACCTCTCTATGTAATTAGTTTTTTGTCACATAATGTTATTTGTttgtattaagtttttttaatagttttcatGTTATCAATATTGAAGTTGCTCGTTTATCACCTCTACAATGAAGTGGTTGTTCAAAGAACCATTGTTTTAATAAAGTGATCTTCATGACCATCTTGAATGAATTTATATGGTAAATGCTTGATTGATACATGAGCGAAAGTGTTCATTGTAAGTATTTTGATAGCTATCATTGGTTTCATAttgtttatttgcattaataaTCTAAACTTTTCTTACCTAATTtagaatttagaattttttttgttttgtaggaGACATATAACGCCAACATGGTTATGGAATTTTATGAAGACACTTTCATTCATCATTCTCATGATCCTCAAGTGTGGTTGGAGGTTGTTGCAAGTGATGAACCTGATATGAATTAGGTTTATAGTTTGTCTATGACATCGGTTAAAGAGTTGAGGGTGGCCCGTACTATTTCAATTGTAAGCGCTATATATCATAGGACTTTGATGAGATTTTATAGGAAAGAGTTCATGAACAACTATGCGTTGAGATGCATAATTTGAGAGCATAAATGAGAGTTGAactccaacaaaaaaataagatgtaTTGGGCTTAAATGAGCCTAGCTATAGGTATACATTTTCCTCCCCCTCATGGACCTTCTAGTTCAGGATCTTCTTGTCCCCCTCTACCTCCATCTTTCTAGGAATGTTAATGAGTTGTTCATATCtacatttgttaaaaaaatgttgGTGTATGAAAGTTTATTTATCTCATTGTTGTGAACTATTTAAATGAATTGTGAATTTGTATAAGTAAATTTTTGGAAATACATTTTTGTTATGGTTGTGATTTATTGCGAACTATCTTATTGTTGTGATTGGGGttgataaaagacaaaaaacaatttcaattttttatggaattgtcGAAGGGATGGTTTCATCGgtattttcaactaaaatttaCAGAATGAGTACCACCATTCCAATGACATTTATGATGGAAGATTTCATTAGGAGAATAAATGGTGATGAAATTGCCGACAACCTACGCCAATGAAATAAAAAGCTCGACGAGATACATTTCGATGATAGTGTTTCGTCGTTTATTCCATCAGCAATTTTTAATGCCGATAAATTTGTCATTATATATTGACGGAATATTcaatcagtattttttttatttttctagtagtgtttcttgtgtttttctatGTTTGTGGAGTAGACGAAACTACATTAATTTCTTAACTctcatcatttcttcaattttcactAATCAtattttgaagggaaaaaaaaagtaaggcgACTAAGGGCTctgccaaattgaaaaatacaaagttgGATGGAATATTGGATGTTGTCCTGGCTATAATTCTCTTTGTATTGGCGTTGAGAAATACACGATAGAAATCTTAATAAGAAAAACACAGTTTAGATGTTCTTAAGAGGTTCTCTCCATACGATGTCTAGAATCAATTTTAacgttaaatttaaaaagacacCACTCGTTTCTGGGACTCTAATCCACGAAAGTTGTAGAAAAATGCAAATGCCCAAAACTTATTCAGATGAACAAGATTCCTGtgccaaatatttattttctaattgattAGTATAATTACAATCACCCCGGATTCGGTATAAATTAAGCACATACGCCATGGGAATTAGATAATTTTGGACATATCTAGATTAGGTTGTTGTCTTGTCTAATCCTCATGTACAGTTCCACCCCCtcccctttttttattaaaaagaagagGACAAGCTCACCATGGGAGAGTCGGGAAGTGAGAATAGATCCTAGGAGCTAGGACTTCATTGAAAATCTAATAGCCATGGTAGGTGCTCCTTTACCATTTTACGGCTATATCCTGTTTTCAGCCGTTGgtatttacaagttttttatttttattttttccaaagtctaacccaaaaaataggaatttattatatttttttatgtctagccaaaactttattttctaaaagaCTAATTCTCCTAGCGATAGTATTGTACTCCATGTtatgtattattatttattac includes:
- the LOC7461574 gene encoding uncharacterized protein LOC7461574 isoform X2, whose protein sequence is MFNESGRKVLRSGHFILQTRGLEKNLQVSGIDKFGSSMDKMPGKHNIDFIKKTMQLHEDIFKQQVRELHRLYSVQKLLMEELKKGIKQNRKYWTPITSSDINCSQFVNRPNSAAQTTCGYSFHIQSLREDPNSRERSGSCSGETVKMSRGFDLERPAEEDISTGVSAVDENQAGPSAYATQKRKMSIDGSDEDSEVELTLSIGGSTSKKISKNYQTLELDSSASFKSERREDRSTPTTPLSSSRATFDQDRKRPQWLFQSLSINRS
- the LOC7461574 gene encoding uncharacterized protein LOC7461574 isoform X1; this translates as MGTKLEYAITLLATSQNSSSISVHCMDDLEYLQTRGLEKNLQVSGIDKFGSSMDKMPGKHNIDFIKKTMQLHEDIFKQQVRELHRLYSVQKLLMEELKKGIKQNRKYWTPITSSDINCSQFVNRPNSAAQTTCGYSFHIQSLREDPNSRERSGSCSGETVKMSRGFDLERPAEEDISTGVSAVDENQAGPSAYATQKRKMSIDGSDEDSEVELTLSIGGSTSKKISKNYQTLELDSSASFKSERREDRSTPTTPLSSSRATFDQDRKRPQWLFQSLSINRS